The following coding sequences lie in one Arachis ipaensis cultivar K30076 chromosome B05, Araip1.1, whole genome shotgun sequence genomic window:
- the LOC107640282 gene encoding uncharacterized protein LOC107640282, with protein sequence MEKKNVVVVAVSSVVAIFGILSAALAFGAEVTRVKASEVPMISAEYCIYLRDRSSPASGLAVGAVVALVIAQIILNAANGCWCCCCRKSPHAKRSCVLVCSILSWVTFVVAILLLVMGAIFNNVHKESGYSDNYSCVVVKPGVFAAGGILSLASIVTGITYYLLLAAGSASSTSADNLWLVNHKLSPRHNHNMKWGLASRLE encoded by the exons ATGGAGAAGAAGAACGTTGTGGTTGTGGCGGTGTCCTCTGTCGTTGCCATCTTCGGCATCTTATCTGCTGCTTTAGCTTTCGGTGCTGAGGTTACCAGGGTCAAG GCTTCCGAAGTTCCGATGATTAGTGCTGAATACTGCATATATCTCCGGGATCGAAGTAGTCCGGCTTCGGGTCTTGCTGTAGGTGCAGTGGTGGCTCTTGTGATAGCACAGATAATATTGAATGCTGCAAACGggtgttggtgttgttgttgCAGAAAATCTCCTCATGCCAAGCGGAGCTGTGTACTTGTCTGCAGTATTTTGTCATG GGTCACATTTGTTGTTGCAATCCTCCTTTTGGTGATGGGTGCTATCTTTAATAATGTACATAAGGAGAGCGGATACAGCGATAATTACTCGTGCGTTGTTGTTAAACCCGGAGTATTTGCGGCGG GTGGAATCTTATCCCTCGCAAGCATTGTAACTGGGATCACCTATTACCTTCTCTTGGCAGCAGGAAGTGCCAGCAGCACTTCGGCCGATAACTTGTGGTTAGTAAACCACAAGTTATCGCCACGGCATAACCACA ATATGAAATGGGGGCTAGCTTCTCGTTTGGAATGA
- the LOC107643173 gene encoding cell division cycle 20.2, cofactor of APC complex produces MDAGSLSSSTTKTQSLSSNTTTMKTHCRSPLREQFIQRKNSKENLDRFIPNRSAMDFDYAHYMLTEGAKGKENPVVSSPSRDAYRKQLAESLNMNRTRILAFKNKPPAPVDLIPHESCSTLHQDKPAKTRRYIPQTSERTLDAPDLVDDYYLNLLDWGSANVLAIALGTTVYLWDATNGSTSELVTVDDENGPITSVSWAPDGRHIAVGLNNSEVQLWDSASNKQLRTLRGGHRQRVGSLAWNNHILTTGGMDGRIINNDVRIRSHIVETYRGHEQEVCGLKWSASGQQLASGGNDNLLYIWDRAMASSNSATQWVHRLNDHTSAVKALSWCPFQGNLLASGGGSGDRSIKFWNTHTGACLNSVDTGSQVCSLLWSKNERELLSGHGFSQNQLTLWKYPSMAKMAELTGHTSRVLFMAQSPDGCTVASAAADETLRFWNVFGAPEVTKPAPKTRPEPFSNVTRIR; encoded by the exons ATGGATGCAGGATCCTTGAGTTCTTCTACCACAAAGACACAGTCTCTGAGTTCTAACACAACAACCATGAAAACACATTGTCGCTCCCCTCTCCGGGAGCAGTTTATTCAGAGAAAGAATTCCAAAGAAAAT TTGGACAGGTTCATTCCGAATCGATCGGCCATGGATTTCGATTATGCTCACTACATGTTAACAGAGGGGGCAAAAGGTAAGGAAAATCCAGTTGTAAGTTCCCCCTCTAGAGACGCCTACAGGAAGCAGCTTGCAGAATCCTTGAACATGAACCGGACCCGAATTCTCGCTTTCAAGAACAAGCCACCTGCACCAGTTGACTTGATTCCTCATGAGAGTTGCTCTACTCTTCACCAAGATAAACCGGCAAAGACCCGAAGATACATTCCACAG ACTTCAGAGAGGACATTGGATGCTCCGGATCTTGTGGATGATTACTACCTCAATTTGCTGGATTGGGGAAGCGCCAATGTTCTTGCAATAGCACTTGGAACCACAGTGTACTTGTGGGATGCAACAAACGGTTCTACTTCAGAGCTTGTTACAGTTGATGATGAAAATGGACCTATCACATCTGTTAGCTGGGCACCGGATGGACGACACATCGCAGTTGGCTTGAACAACTCTGAAGTACAGCTATGGGATTCGGCTTCAAATAAGCAG TTGAGGACACTGAGAGGTGGACATAGGCAGAGAGTTGGATCATTGGCATGGAACAATCACATACTCACAACTGGAGGAATGGATGGAAGAATCATCAACAATGATGTTAGGATCAGATCACACATTGTTGAAACCTACAGAGGGCATGAGCAAGAGGTTTGTGGGCTAAAATGGTCAGCTTCAGGTCAACAATTAGCAAGTGGAGGCAATGATAATCTACTTTACATATGGGACAGAGCCATGGCATCTTCGAATTCGGCAACACAGTGGGTTCACCGGCTCAACGATCACACATCAGCGGTTAAAGCCCTTTCTTGGTGCCCTTTCCAAGGGAACTTGCTAGCTTCTGGTGGAGGCAGTGGTGACAGAAGCATTAAGTTTTGGAATACACACACTGGTGCATGCTTGAACTCAGTTGACACTGGGTCTCAGGTATGCTCCCTTTTGTGGAGCAAGAATGAGAGGGAGTTACTAAGTGGTCATGGTTTTTCACAGAATCAGCTAACACTTTGGAAGTACCCTTCAATGGCAAAGATGGCAGAGCTGACTGGACATACATCAAGAGTTCTGTTCATGGCTCAGAGCCCTGATGGTTGCACAGTTGCATCAGCAGCAGCCGATGAgacattgagattttggaatgtATTTGGAGCTCCAGAAGTCACAAAACCTGCACCTAAAACCAGACCTGAGCCATTTTCCAATGTGACTCGCATTCGATGA
- the LOC107640283 gene encoding uncharacterized protein LOC107640283: MDDRVELKIYYYGQILLQTYEGVQFVCENPLDVVIPFTLSFEELKGVICEKIDSQRCRRVSCILYRYPLPVFGGFIQFQTKYVMDEASMHEMFSMYMENRHRMSCIELYIEFEQSEADRNIELEDYNSESENEFESNYEIVSPGEDEDEAGSAMNVDVAEVANALANPHPFQEPSFMRSLDLEAMHAPEFPQYMNAVLVVYVDGIAKNKTITILHTPPVVADGEFTVGMEFSSREAVIKAMKDYTIRRGVDYRGNQNAEEVLLGDKEVQWKSYLYQVYYFSRPFEAGFQDSAEAIKPLVEVDPSIKVKSVIADVQSKFNYTISYRKAWLAKQQAVESIFGSWEASYEALPIWFEAMCHKEPSAVVHFETMPTYQGDDLVPDIRVLHRVFWSYYPCIRAFRHCKPVVQVDGTHLYEKYKGCLLVAVSQDGNNNIVPIAFTIVEGETSDAWYFFLSNLHQHVVTRDGVGLISDRHDSIRLAIERSNRAWSPPRAFHMFCIRHIESNFLRKFKAPYLQKLIVNIGYSRTTREYQMRYERLKERGEAYTNWLDRIPREQYALAFDGGYRWGQHC, encoded by the exons ATGGATGATAGAGTTGAATTGAAGATTTATTATTACGGACAGATCTTATTGCAAACATATGAGGGAGTTCAATTTGTGTGTGAAAATCCATTAGATGTTGTTATTCCGTTCACATTGTCATTTGAGGAATTgaaaggtgtgatttgtgagaagatagattctcAAAGATGTAGGAGAGTATCGTGTATTTTGTACAGGTATCCTTTACCTGTGTTTGGTGGGTTTATTCAATTTCAGACCAAGTATGTGATGGACGAAGCGAGTATGCATGAAATGTTTTCAATGTACATGGAAAATCGCCACCGAATGTCGTGCATCGAGTTATATATTGAGTTTGAGCAATCTGAAGCGGACCGTAACATTGAATtggaagattataatagtgaaagcgaaaatgaatttgaaagtaactaTGAGATCGTCAGTCCAGGTGAAGACGAAGATGAAGCTGGCAGCGCCATGAACGTAGATGTGGCGGAAGTTGCAAATGCACTAGCAAACCCGCATCCGTTTCAGGAGCCTTCTTTCATGCGGTCATTGGATTTGGAGGCTATGCACGCACCGGAGTTTCCGCAATATATGAATGCGGTGC TTGTTGTTTACGTAGATGGAATAGCGAAAAATAAGACTATAACGATCTTACATA CCCCTCCTGTTGTGGCGGATGGTGAGTTCACAGTGGGGATGGAATTCAGTTCAAGGGAGGCAGTAATCAAGGCAatgaaagattataccatccGGAGAGGTGTGGACTATCGG GGTAACCAAAATGCAGAAGAAGTACTGTTGGGAGATAAGGAGGTACAATGGAAGTCATACTTGTACCAGGTCTACTATTTCTCAAGACCATTCGAAGCTGGATTCCAAGACAgtgcagaagcaataaagccgttGGTAGAGGTTGACCCGTCTATAAAGGTGAAATCAGTAATTGCTGATGTCCAGTCAAAGTTTAACTACACCATCAGTTATCGCAAGGCTTGGTTAGCAAAGCAGCAGGCGGTCGAATCAATTTTCGGAAGTTGGGAAGCATCGTATGAAGCTTTGcccatatggtttgaggccatgtgccACAAAGAGCCATCAGCAGTGGTTCACTTTGAAACAATGCCTACTTACCAGGGAGATGATTTGGTTCCTGATATACGTGTTCTACATAgagtcttctggagttattaccccTGTATAAGGGCCTTTAGACACTGCAAGCCAGTGGTGCAGGTGGACGGGACTCATTTGTATGAAAAATACAAGGGTTGTTTATTGGTTGCAGTCTCACAAGATGGTAATAACAACATAGTGCCTATTGCATTTACCatagtggagggagagacttctgatgcatGGTACTTTTTTCTGAGCAACCTGCATCAACATGTGGTGACACGTGATGGTGTCGGACTTATCTCTGATCGACACGATTCGATTAGGTTAGCTATTGAACGAAGTAATAGGGCGTGGTCTCCTCCTAGAGCTTTCCATATGTTTTGTATCCGGCATATTGAGTCCAACTTCTTGAGGAAGTTCAAGGCACCTTACTTGCAAAAGCTTATCGTCAACATTG GATACTCGAGGACGACCAGGGAGTACCAGATGCGCTATGAACGATTAAAGGAACGGGGTGAGGCTTACACCAACTGGCTTGATCGGATCCCTCGTGAGCAGTATGCTTTGGCATTTGATGGTGGTTACCGATGGGGTCAACATTGCTGA